One Polynucleobacter sp. MG-5-Ahmo-C2 genomic window carries:
- the fdhF gene encoding formate dehydrogenase subunit alpha — translation MNAPTNPKELELQTVEFKLDGKTIVSYEGETILKAAKRHGIDIPHLCFKDGYRPDGNCRACVVEINGERTLAPSCCRSATPGMEVKANSERALKSQKLVLEMLLSDMPDEGFKWVGDSKEEEQKNQHGELSTWAARLDVAVRPELKALRREKVANDVSHPAMAVNLDACIQCNRCVRACREEQVNDVIGYAMRGGHSEIVFDLNDPMGDSTCVACGECVQACPTGALMPKGLIGSQTVDRKVDSVCPFCGVGCQITYNVKDEKIVSVEGRDGPANHNRLCVKGRFGMDYIHNPQRLTKPLIRKTGVPKDEALLEGKQDWSNIFREATWEEALEIAGGGLKKLKDKHGLKVLAGFGSAKGSNEEAYLFQKLVRTGFGSNNVDHCTRLCHASSVAALLEGVGSGAVSNQVNDVEHSSLIMLIGSNPTANHPVAATWFKNAAKRGAKIVLCDPRMTEISKHAWRTMQFKPDTDVAMLNAMIYTIIEEGLADQEFIQNRANNYEALKENIKGYSPEAMAPICGIPAETLREVAREFATTKSAMILWGMGVSQHVHGTDNARCLIALVSITGQIGKPGSGLHPLRGQNNVQGASDAGLIPMMFPNYQRVDNPEAHAWFEKFWDTPLDKKPGYTVVEIMHKITAPDSDPDKIRGMYVEGENPAMSDPDLNHARHALASLEHLVVQDIFMTETALLADVVLPASAWPEKVGTASNTDRMVQMGKKAINPPGDAKPDLWIIQEIAKQMGLNWNYQGADDGVAEVYEEMRQAMHGAIKGITWERLEKESSVTYPCLSAEDPGRPIVFDDSFATPDGKVKLVPADIIPANERPDGEYPFVLITGRQLEHWHTGSMTRRATVLDAIEPMATVSMNGEDMTQLGVIAGDVITVQSRRGEVGIHVRRDDGTPKGVVFIPFAYYEAAANLITNPALDPFGKIPEFKYCAVKLAKGGEAAKIMGYGTNAPGGSKLSVNI, via the coding sequence ATGAACGCACCAACTAATCCAAAAGAACTTGAATTGCAAACTGTCGAGTTCAAGCTAGACGGCAAGACTATCGTTTCCTATGAAGGTGAGACGATTCTGAAGGCGGCTAAGCGCCATGGCATTGATATTCCACATCTTTGTTTTAAGGATGGCTATCGCCCTGATGGTAATTGCCGTGCGTGCGTAGTAGAAATCAACGGCGAACGTACATTGGCTCCGAGCTGCTGCAGAAGCGCCACTCCAGGCATGGAAGTGAAGGCTAATAGTGAACGCGCTTTAAAGAGTCAAAAGCTAGTTCTGGAAATGTTGTTATCGGACATGCCAGACGAAGGATTTAAGTGGGTTGGAGACAGCAAAGAAGAAGAGCAAAAAAATCAACATGGCGAACTCAGCACCTGGGCAGCACGACTGGATGTGGCGGTTCGACCAGAGCTCAAAGCATTACGTCGTGAGAAAGTAGCAAATGACGTATCGCATCCGGCGATGGCTGTAAATCTGGATGCTTGTATTCAATGTAATCGTTGCGTGCGCGCTTGTCGTGAAGAGCAGGTGAATGATGTGATTGGTTACGCTATGCGTGGCGGCCATAGCGAAATCGTGTTTGACCTTAATGACCCAATGGGTGATAGTACCTGCGTTGCTTGTGGTGAGTGTGTGCAAGCCTGCCCGACTGGCGCATTGATGCCCAAAGGCCTAATTGGTTCGCAGACTGTTGATCGTAAGGTCGATTCTGTTTGCCCATTCTGTGGTGTGGGTTGCCAGATCACTTACAACGTTAAAGATGAAAAGATTGTGAGCGTAGAAGGTCGTGATGGACCCGCTAACCATAATCGCCTATGCGTGAAAGGTCGCTTTGGTATGGATTACATCCATAATCCTCAGCGCTTAACAAAGCCACTGATTCGTAAGACCGGTGTTCCAAAAGATGAGGCTCTCCTCGAAGGCAAACAAGATTGGTCCAATATCTTTCGCGAGGCAACTTGGGAAGAGGCGCTTGAGATTGCTGGTGGTGGCCTGAAAAAACTCAAAGACAAGCATGGCCTAAAAGTGTTGGCTGGATTTGGTTCTGCTAAGGGCAGTAATGAAGAGGCTTATTTATTCCAAAAGCTAGTTCGCACAGGATTTGGCAGCAATAACGTAGACCATTGCACCCGTCTGTGCCATGCCTCATCTGTAGCTGCGCTTTTAGAAGGCGTTGGTTCTGGTGCAGTAAGTAACCAGGTAAATGATGTTGAGCATTCCAGCTTAATTATGTTGATTGGATCCAATCCAACGGCAAACCATCCGGTGGCTGCAACTTGGTTTAAGAATGCCGCTAAACGTGGTGCGAAAATTGTATTGTGTGACCCGCGTATGACTGAGATTAGCAAACATGCTTGGCGCACGATGCAATTTAAGCCAGACACTGATGTAGCAATGCTGAATGCCATGATCTATACGATCATTGAGGAAGGTTTAGCAGACCAAGAGTTTATTCAGAACCGCGCCAATAACTATGAAGCTTTAAAAGAAAATATTAAGGGATATAGCCCTGAAGCCATGGCGCCAATATGCGGCATTCCGGCAGAGACATTGCGCGAGGTTGCTAGAGAATTTGCCACTACCAAGTCAGCAATGATTTTATGGGGCATGGGTGTTAGCCAGCACGTTCATGGCACTGATAATGCGCGTTGCTTAATTGCCCTTGTCAGCATTACAGGTCAAATTGGTAAACCAGGTTCTGGCTTGCATCCATTGCGCGGTCAAAATAACGTCCAGGGCGCCAGTGATGCTGGATTGATTCCGATGATGTTCCCGAATTATCAGCGTGTTGATAATCCAGAGGCACATGCTTGGTTTGAGAAGTTCTGGGATACACCGCTTGATAAAAAGCCTGGTTACACCGTTGTAGAAATCATGCACAAGATTACTGCGCCCGATAGCGATCCCGATAAGATTCGTGGCATGTATGTCGAGGGTGAGAATCCTGCAATGAGTGATCCAGATCTGAATCATGCTCGTCATGCTTTGGCATCTCTTGAGCACTTGGTGGTGCAAGATATCTTCATGACTGAAACCGCTTTACTTGCTGACGTTGTATTGCCAGCGAGTGCTTGGCCAGAAAAGGTTGGTACTGCAAGCAATACTGACCGCATGGTACAGATGGGCAAGAAGGCCATCAATCCTCCGGGTGATGCCAAGCCTGATCTGTGGATCATCCAAGAAATTGCTAAGCAGATGGGTTTGAATTGGAATTACCAAGGCGCTGATGATGGCGTTGCTGAGGTTTATGAGGAGATGCGCCAAGCCATGCATGGTGCAATTAAGGGAATCACTTGGGAGCGCCTCGAGAAAGAATCTAGCGTCACCTATCCATGTCTTTCTGCAGAAGACCCAGGTCGTCCTATCGTCTTTGATGATAGTTTTGCCACACCAGATGGTAAGGTGAAGCTGGTACCGGCTGATATCATCCCTGCCAATGAAAGACCTGATGGTGAATATCCATTTGTTCTCATTACCGGACGTCAATTAGAGCATTGGCATACCGGCAGTATGACTCGCCGTGCGACAGTGCTTGATGCGATTGAGCCAATGGCTACTGTATCCATGAATGGTGAAGATATGACTCAACTAGGCGTCATTGCAGGTGATGTCATTACCGTTCAGTCTCGTCGTGGTGAGGTAGGTATTCATGTGCGAAGAGATGATGGCACTCCAAAAGGGGTAGTCTTTATTCCATTTGCCTACTATGAAGCCGCAGCAAACTTGATTACCAATCCTGCTCTAGATCCGTTTGGCAAGATTCCAGAGTTTAAGTATTGCGCAGTGAAGCTCGCTAAGGGCGGCGAGGCGGCAAAGATTATGGGCTATGGAACCAATGCTCCAGGTGGATCGAAGCTAAGCGTTAATATCTAA
- a CDS encoding NADH-ubiquinone oxidoreductase-F iron-sulfur binding region domain-containing protein, whose protein sequence is MNHPKPSGEVKAVAIATADDLRETIRRKSKLKGRQADDASLAEVRQLIGAAAERRDLLIENLHKLNDEYRALHDRHLVALAKEMNLPMAEVYEVATFYHHFEVVRGNDAVADITVRVCDGIACELAGAQNLLAKLPAILGNPNVKVIAAPCVGRCEQAPVAVVHQYPVLFATTDKVQAAVNNKMTTQPMAKDDAIFDPASLAEQGVSPQGVNQALSPDYVGYEVYRAQGGYALAKEIVEGKRDAESIIKAMESSGLRGLGGAGFPAGRKWRIVKDQVAPKLMAVNIDEGEPGTFKDRTYLERDPHRFLEGLLVAANVVGIDACYIYLRDEYHGCRELLEKELEKLKADPPFKLPTIELRRGAGAYICGEESAMIESIEGKRGEPRMRPPYIAQVGLFGRPTLEHNFETLYWVRDIVQRGPEWFSSYGRHDRKGLRSYSVSGRVKKPGVKLAPAGITIQELIDEYCGGMQDGHQFYGYLPGGASGGILPATMNDIPLDFDTLQPYGCFIGSAAVMVFGDQDKARDMALNVMHFFEHESCGQCTPCRVGTGKAAKLMQAKSWDQDILEDLATVMVDASICGLGQAAPNPIRCIHKYFPNEVA, encoded by the coding sequence ATGAATCACCCAAAGCCTTCCGGAGAAGTCAAAGCAGTTGCTATCGCTACTGCAGATGATTTGAGGGAGACCATTCGGCGCAAGAGCAAACTCAAAGGTCGTCAAGCGGACGATGCTTCATTGGCAGAAGTGCGACAACTCATTGGTGCCGCAGCAGAACGTCGCGATTTGCTCATCGAAAATCTTCATAAGTTAAATGATGAGTACCGCGCTTTGCATGATCGTCATTTAGTAGCCCTGGCAAAAGAGATGAATTTGCCGATGGCTGAAGTATATGAAGTAGCCACTTTCTATCACCACTTTGAAGTGGTGCGCGGCAATGATGCAGTTGCGGATATCACTGTCCGAGTTTGTGATGGCATTGCCTGTGAGTTAGCTGGCGCCCAAAATCTATTAGCAAAGTTGCCGGCTATTTTGGGCAACCCAAATGTCAAAGTGATTGCAGCACCATGCGTGGGTCGCTGTGAGCAGGCTCCTGTAGCGGTAGTGCACCAATATCCTGTGCTTTTTGCAACAACCGACAAAGTGCAAGCGGCAGTGAACAATAAAATGACTACTCAGCCGATGGCAAAAGATGATGCCATTTTTGATCCAGCATCTCTAGCAGAGCAGGGCGTTTCTCCACAAGGCGTAAATCAAGCATTATCCCCTGACTATGTTGGCTATGAAGTCTACCGTGCTCAAGGCGGTTACGCGCTTGCAAAAGAAATTGTCGAAGGTAAGCGTGATGCAGAGAGCATCATTAAAGCTATGGAGAGCTCAGGCTTGCGTGGTCTTGGTGGTGCAGGCTTCCCAGCAGGGCGCAAGTGGCGTATTGTGAAAGATCAGGTGGCGCCTAAACTGATGGCCGTCAATATTGACGAAGGTGAGCCAGGCACATTTAAAGACCGCACCTATTTAGAGCGTGACCCACATCGTTTCTTAGAAGGATTATTGGTTGCCGCTAATGTTGTGGGTATCGATGCTTGCTATATTTATTTACGCGATGAATATCACGGTTGTCGTGAGTTGCTTGAAAAAGAATTAGAAAAACTCAAAGCCGATCCTCCATTTAAGTTGCCCACGATTGAATTGCGCCGCGGTGCAGGTGCCTATATCTGCGGTGAAGAGTCCGCGATGATTGAAAGTATTGAAGGTAAGCGTGGTGAGCCACGCATGCGCCCTCCGTATATTGCACAAGTTGGTTTATTTGGACGCCCAACCTTAGAGCACAACTTTGAAACCTTGTACTGGGTGCGCGATATTGTGCAGCGTGGACCTGAATGGTTTAGCTCCTATGGCCGTCATGATCGTAAGGGCTTGCGTAGTTATAGCGTTAGTGGACGCGTCAAGAAGCCTGGAGTCAAATTGGCCCCAGCTGGTATTACGATTCAAGAGCTGATTGATGAGTATTGTGGCGGCATGCAAGATGGCCACCAGTTCTACGGTTACTTACCAGGTGGCGCATCGGGCGGTATCTTACCTGCCACTATGAATGACATTCCCTTGGACTTCGATACTCTGCAACCCTATGGTTGCTTTATCGGTTCAGCGGCAGTGATGGTGTTTGGTGATCAAGACAAGGCGCGCGATATGGCGCTGAATGTGATGCACTTTTTTGAGCACGAGAGTTGCGGTCAATGTACTCCATGCCGTGTTGGCACGGGCAAGGCAGCAAAACTCATGCAAGCCAAATCTTGGGATCAAGATATCTTAGAAGATTTAGCGACCGTAATGGTCGATGCGTCCATTTGTGGTCTAGGTCAGGCAGCACCAAATCCGATTCGTTGTATTCATAAATATTTCCCGAATGAAGTTGCATAA
- a CDS encoding DUF1080 domain-containing protein, producing the protein MKNLKQSIAALGICCAALLSTNSAFAQNADGFVDLIDGVSLEGWNIVGTASWTIGNGLIVGNKPSGFLVSNKTYTNFIIKAEFWAESNTNSGIFIRCQDPNKPSQYTCYEINIWDTRPEQAYATGAIVDLAKVNPVPKAGGRWNVMEIVANGSHFKVILNGEVTVADGQDSKYASGPIAIQSAGGVVKFRKLQIKPL; encoded by the coding sequence ATGAAAAACCTAAAACAATCTATCGCAGCCCTTGGCATCTGTTGCGCCGCCCTCTTGAGCACAAATTCTGCTTTTGCCCAAAATGCAGATGGCTTTGTAGATCTGATTGATGGCGTTAGCCTAGAAGGATGGAACATTGTTGGCACTGCAAGCTGGACTATTGGTAACGGGCTCATTGTGGGAAATAAACCATCGGGCTTTTTGGTAAGCAATAAGACCTATACAAACTTCATCATCAAAGCCGAATTTTGGGCAGAGTCAAATACCAACAGCGGTATTTTTATACGCTGCCAAGACCCCAATAAACCCTCTCAATACACCTGCTATGAAATCAATATCTGGGATACGCGCCCAGAGCAAGCCTATGCTACTGGTGCGATCGTAGACCTTGCTAAGGTAAATCCTGTGCCCAAGGCTGGTGGGCGGTGGAATGTAATGGAGATTGTTGCCAATGGTTCGCACTTTAAGGTCATCCTCAATGGTGAGGTTACTGTGGCCGACGGGCAAGACAGTAAATATGCCAGTGGCCCTATTGCCATTCAATCGGCAGGCGGCGTAGTGAAATTTAGGAAACTCCAAATTAAGCCGCTTTAA
- a CDS encoding YciI family protein — translation MIFAILLMDRPGTSELRVQVRPEHRAYLAKLSHRMAFAGPLTSEDGLTVVGSLLAIDFPSRADADAWLKDEPFTKAGVYEKPVIHVFNNMWEQKVGFPPEK, via the coding sequence ATGATTTTTGCTATCTTATTAATGGACCGTCCAGGTACATCTGAGTTGCGGGTGCAAGTCAGGCCAGAACATCGTGCTTACCTGGCAAAACTTTCTCATCGTATGGCCTTTGCTGGTCCTTTGACATCGGAGGATGGACTCACTGTCGTTGGCAGCTTATTGGCAATCGACTTTCCAAGTAGAGCGGACGCTGATGCTTGGTTAAAGGATGAGCCATTTACCAAGGCAGGGGTATATGAAAAGCCTGTCATCCATGTCTTTAATAATATGTGGGAACAGAAGGTTGGATTTCCACCGGAAAAATAA
- the acs gene encoding acetate--CoA ligase, with product MEPLKQENRVFNPPAEFVKGAAIAGMEAYNKLCEEANKDYDGFWGRLAKENIYWKKPFTKVLDESKAPFYKWFEDGTTNASYNCLDRQVEAGLGDKTAIIFEADDGTVTKVTYKEMLERVCKMANALRKMGVKSGDSVIIYMAMTIDGIVAMQACARIGAIHSVVFGGFSAQALRDRIMDVGAVAVITSDGQFRGGKALPLKAICDEALSTGECPKVKHVIVSKRTGADITMTAGRDVWMQEVVANEATTCEPEWVSAEHPLFILYTSGSTGKPKGVQHSTGGYLLWAILTMKWTFDIKPNDVFWCTADIGWVTGHSYITYGPLAVGATEIVFEGVPTYPNAGRFWDMIQKHKASIFYTAPTAIRSLIKASSNDEAVHPKSYNLSSLRLLGSVGEPINPEAWMWYYENVGGSRCPITDTFWQTETGGHMISPLPGATPMIPGSCTLPLPGIQAAIVDEAGVDVPNGQGGILVVKRPWPSMIRTIWNDADRFVKSYFPEELGGTLYLAGDGAIRNKDTGYFTITGRIDDVLNVSGHRMGTMEIESCLVANPLVAEAAVVGRPDELTGEAICVFVVLKGGRPTGEEAKKLATELRNWVGKEIGPIAKPKDVRFGDNLPKTRSGKIMRRLLRVIAKGEEVTQDTSTLENPAILDQLKESL from the coding sequence ATGGAACCATTAAAGCAAGAAAACCGCGTTTTTAACCCGCCAGCTGAGTTTGTCAAGGGTGCTGCGATAGCGGGTATGGAAGCCTATAACAAGCTCTGTGAAGAGGCTAACAAAGATTATGACGGTTTTTGGGGGCGTCTTGCTAAAGAAAATATCTATTGGAAAAAGCCATTTACCAAAGTGTTGGATGAGTCCAAAGCTCCCTTCTACAAGTGGTTTGAAGATGGAACGACCAATGCTTCATATAACTGTTTGGATCGTCAAGTAGAGGCTGGCTTAGGCGATAAGACCGCCATCATTTTTGAAGCCGATGACGGCACCGTTACTAAGGTCACTTACAAAGAGATGCTGGAGCGCGTTTGCAAAATGGCAAATGCATTGCGCAAGATGGGTGTCAAGTCTGGTGATAGCGTCATTATTTATATGGCGATGACCATTGACGGCATTGTTGCCATGCAAGCGTGTGCCCGCATCGGCGCAATTCACTCTGTCGTGTTTGGCGGCTTTTCTGCTCAAGCATTGCGCGATCGCATTATGGATGTTGGTGCAGTTGCAGTGATTACTTCTGATGGACAGTTCCGAGGTGGCAAAGCATTGCCATTAAAAGCAATTTGTGACGAAGCACTTTCCACTGGTGAGTGTCCTAAGGTGAAGCATGTGATTGTTAGTAAGCGTACTGGCGCTGATATCACGATGACAGCTGGCCGCGACGTTTGGATGCAAGAAGTTGTAGCTAATGAAGCTACTACTTGTGAGCCAGAGTGGGTCAGCGCAGAACATCCTTTATTTATTCTCTATACATCTGGTTCAACAGGTAAGCCAAAGGGTGTTCAGCACTCAACTGGTGGTTACCTCTTGTGGGCGATTCTCACAATGAAGTGGACTTTTGATATCAAGCCAAATGATGTGTTCTGGTGTACCGCCGATATTGGTTGGGTAACTGGCCACTCTTACATTACCTATGGCCCCCTCGCAGTAGGCGCCACTGAGATTGTATTTGAAGGTGTGCCAACCTATCCAAATGCTGGCCGTTTCTGGGACATGATCCAAAAACATAAAGCCAGTATTTTCTATACGGCACCAACTGCCATTCGTTCTTTGATTAAGGCATCAAGCAATGATGAAGCAGTGCATCCAAAAAGTTACAACTTATCTTCCTTGCGTCTTTTGGGTTCGGTAGGTGAACCAATTAATCCTGAAGCATGGATGTGGTACTACGAGAATGTGGGCGGATCACGTTGTCCAATTACCGATACTTTCTGGCAAACCGAAACGGGTGGCCACATGATTTCACCATTGCCCGGTGCGACACCCATGATTCCAGGTTCATGCACATTGCCATTACCTGGTATTCAAGCGGCCATTGTTGACGAAGCTGGTGTAGATGTTCCAAATGGCCAGGGCGGTATCTTGGTTGTCAAACGTCCATGGCCCTCCATGATTCGTACGATTTGGAATGATGCTGATCGTTTTGTGAAGTCTTATTTCCCGGAAGAATTGGGCGGCACTTTGTACCTAGCGGGCGATGGTGCAATTCGTAACAAAGATACTGGTTACTTCACAATTACTGGTCGTATCGATGACGTGTTGAACGTTTCAGGTCACCGTATGGGAACCATGGAAATTGAATCTTGCCTAGTTGCTAATCCGTTGGTTGCTGAAGCGGCGGTTGTAGGTCGTCCAGATGAACTTACTGGCGAAGCGATTTGCGTATTCGTGGTTCTGAAGGGCGGACGTCCAACAGGTGAAGAGGCTAAAAAGCTTGCGACTGAATTGCGTAATTGGGTTGGTAAAGAAATCGGTCCAATCGCTAAGCCAAAAGATGTGCGCTTTGGTGATAACTTGCCAAAGACTCGCTCCGGCAAGATCATGCGCCGTCTCTTGCGAGTGATTGCTAAAGGTGAAGAGGTGACTCAAGACACCTCTACCTTGGAAAACCCCGCGATTTTGGACCAGCTGAAGGAGTCTTTGTAG
- a CDS encoding fumarate hydratase: MTNIKQNDLIQSVADAFQFISYYHPKDFIDAMGRAYELEQGAAAKDALAQILTNSRMCAEGHRPMCQDTGIAVVFLKIGMNVQWPDATMSVSEMVNEGVRRAYLNPENTLRASVLADPAGKRKNTGDNTPAVIHYEIVPGDGVEVICAAKGGGSENKAKMVMLNPSDSIVDWVVKTVPTMGAGWCPPGILGIGIGGTPEKAMLMAKESLMGPVDIQELIARGPKTRAEELRLEIYDKVNKLGIGAQGLGGLTTVLDIKIMEYPTHAASLPVAMIPNCAATRHVHFHLHGDGPAKLEKPSLSDWPDVTWTPDVQKSKRINLDTLTAAEVAGWKPGDTLLLNGKILTGRDAAHKRIQDMLAKGEELPVNFKDRVIYYVGPVDPVREEAVGPAGPTTSTRMDKFTEMMLAKTGLISMIGKAERGPVAIEAIKKHKSAYLMAVGGAAYLVSKAIQTAKVVGFADLGMEAIYEFDVKDMPVTVAVSSEGISMHDTGPKEWQAKIAGIPVNIA; the protein is encoded by the coding sequence ATGACAAATATCAAACAAAACGACCTCATTCAAAGCGTTGCAGATGCGTTCCAGTTCATTTCTTACTACCACCCTAAAGACTTTATTGACGCTATGGGCAGGGCTTACGAACTTGAACAAGGGGCAGCTGCTAAAGATGCTTTAGCACAAATTTTGACTAACAGCAGGATGTGTGCCGAAGGCCATCGCCCGATGTGTCAGGACACTGGTATTGCTGTGGTGTTTTTAAAGATTGGCATGAATGTGCAATGGCCAGATGCCACGATGAGCGTTTCTGAAATGGTCAATGAAGGCGTGCGTCGCGCTTACCTTAATCCAGAAAATACGCTCCGTGCTTCAGTATTGGCTGACCCTGCCGGCAAACGTAAAAATACTGGCGACAACACCCCTGCCGTAATCCATTACGAAATCGTTCCAGGCGATGGCGTTGAAGTGATTTGTGCAGCCAAAGGTGGCGGCTCTGAAAACAAGGCAAAGATGGTGATGCTAAATCCATCGGACTCGATAGTAGATTGGGTTGTCAAAACCGTTCCTACAATGGGCGCAGGTTGGTGTCCTCCTGGCATTCTTGGCATTGGGATTGGCGGCACTCCTGAAAAAGCCATGTTGATGGCAAAAGAATCTTTAATGGGCCCAGTAGATATTCAGGAGCTCATCGCTCGCGGTCCTAAAACACGCGCCGAGGAACTCCGCCTCGAAATCTATGACAAGGTAAACAAATTAGGCATCGGTGCGCAGGGGCTTGGTGGTTTGACAACAGTGCTCGACATTAAGATCATGGAATACCCAACGCATGCTGCATCTCTACCTGTAGCCATGATCCCAAACTGTGCAGCAACCCGTCACGTCCACTTCCATTTGCATGGTGATGGTCCTGCTAAATTAGAAAAGCCTTCCTTATCTGATTGGCCGGATGTTACCTGGACACCCGATGTTCAAAAATCAAAACGCATTAATTTAGATACCCTCACAGCAGCAGAAGTTGCAGGCTGGAAACCTGGCGATACCTTGTTATTGAATGGCAAAATTTTGACTGGTCGTGATGCTGCCCACAAACGTATCCAGGATATGCTGGCCAAAGGCGAAGAGTTACCAGTCAACTTTAAAGATCGTGTCATTTACTACGTTGGGCCAGTTGACCCGGTGCGTGAAGAAGCTGTTGGACCTGCAGGCCCAACCACTTCAACCCGTATGGATAAGTTCACCGAAATGATGCTTGCGAAGACTGGCCTGATTTCGATGATCGGTAAAGCTGAGCGTGGTCCTGTTGCAATTGAAGCAATCAAGAAACATAAATCAGCTTATCTCATGGCGGTCGGTGGCGCTGCCTACTTGGTATCTAAGGCAATTCAGACAGCCAAGGTTGTTGGCTTTGCTGATCTCGGCATGGAAGCGATTTATGAATTCGATGTCAAAGATATGCCAGTAACTGTTGCCGTGAGCTCTGAAGGTATCTCAATGCACGATACTGGCCCTAAAGAATGGCAAGCAAAAATTGCTGGCATTCCAGTCAACATTGCCTAA
- the murI gene encoding glutamate racemase, whose translation MSLIGVFDSGVGGLSVLDEALRQLPQHDYIYLADSANAPYGEKSSAWIAARSLVLCRYLASKGCDAIVVACNTATAEAIQQIRSELSIPIIGVEPGIKPAAMQSQNGIVGVLATEATLKSDKFNALLATLPPNCRFIKQAGAGLVPLIEAGKADSEEALDLLGKHLAPILDEGSDTLVLGCTHYPFLRKAIRKLLGDTITLIDTSDAVVRQLKRQLESLDQSGNSDDRGAVLFISSKNEISLLEMAKDLMSSDLNLHAIHSSLLGKVS comes from the coding sequence TTGTCACTCATAGGAGTTTTTGATTCTGGCGTCGGAGGCTTATCCGTTTTGGATGAGGCTCTGCGTCAGCTTCCCCAGCACGACTATATTTATCTTGCAGACTCTGCGAATGCTCCCTATGGAGAAAAATCTAGTGCTTGGATTGCAGCGCGTAGTCTAGTCTTATGCAGATATCTAGCAAGCAAGGGTTGTGATGCGATTGTTGTAGCTTGCAATACTGCCACTGCCGAAGCAATTCAACAAATCCGTAGCGAGTTAAGTATTCCGATTATTGGGGTTGAACCTGGAATCAAGCCAGCAGCAATGCAGTCTCAAAATGGCATTGTTGGCGTACTCGCTACTGAAGCAACCCTTAAGAGTGATAAGTTCAATGCGCTATTGGCAACCTTACCACCTAACTGCCGTTTCATTAAACAAGCTGGCGCAGGTCTTGTACCCTTAATTGAAGCTGGCAAAGCAGATAGCGAAGAAGCTCTAGATCTCTTGGGTAAACATCTTGCACCGATTTTGGATGAGGGCTCAGACACTTTGGTGCTCGGTTGTACACACTACCCCTTTCTTAGAAAAGCGATCCGCAAACTCTTAGGTGACACCATCACCTTGATCGACACTAGTGATGCAGTAGTAAGACAACTGAAGCGACAGTTAGAGTCTTTAGATCAATCAGGCAATTCCGATGATCGCGGTGCGGTGCTATTTATCAGTAGCAAGAATGAAATATCACTTCTCGAGATGGCAAAAGACCTTATGTCTAGTGATCTGAATTTACATGCGATTCATTCATCATTGTTGGGTAAAGTGTCATGA
- a CDS encoding energy transducer TonB, whose amino-acid sequence MSAFLQKLDSRLPFTKSERIIIGIVLLLHALPALEFIHLSARPPKMDDDRVMANLLSPSPAKSQEAPAAPKMPAPKPKEELKKKVEEKTTPQPAPAPPKQSSAPQKQAESKSESQAQNAAVAPSSAGGVSGTPIQTDIGKLEVLYQPDADAYYPSFSKRSGEQGTVIVRLIIDQAGNVEDIALLQSSSFPRLDRAASEIGRRYRFKPFVVNGSPQRISTNLLIKFNLK is encoded by the coding sequence ATGAGCGCTTTCTTGCAAAAACTGGATTCTCGCCTACCATTTACTAAATCAGAGCGAATCATCATTGGCATTGTTTTGCTCTTGCACGCTCTACCCGCTTTAGAGTTCATTCATTTAAGTGCACGCCCACCCAAGATGGATGATGATCGTGTGATGGCAAACTTGCTTAGCCCTTCTCCAGCCAAAAGCCAAGAAGCTCCAGCTGCCCCTAAAATGCCAGCACCAAAACCCAAAGAAGAGCTCAAGAAAAAGGTGGAGGAAAAGACAACTCCGCAACCAGCACCTGCACCACCCAAACAATCCAGCGCCCCCCAGAAGCAAGCTGAGTCTAAAAGTGAGTCTCAAGCCCAAAACGCTGCTGTTGCGCCTTCAAGTGCTGGCGGAGTTAGTGGCACGCCAATTCAGACCGACATTGGTAAACTGGAAGTACTCTACCAACCTGATGCAGATGCTTATTACCCATCATTTTCGAAACGATCTGGTGAGCAAGGCACGGTAATAGTACGTTTAATTATTGACCAGGCTGGTAACGTTGAAGATATTGCTCTTCTGCAATCGAGCAGCTTCCCAAGGCTTGATCGTGCTGCTAGTGAAATCGGAAGACGCTATCGCTTCAAACCTTTTGTAGTAAATGGTTCACCACAAAGAATTTCCACTAATCTTTTAATTAAATTTAATCTCAAGTAA